AAGCTAGAGGGTGGACTTCGACACCAATGGTAGCGATGTACTTCTTTTCGAATTCACCAGTCAAATGTCTCTTGACAAAGGTGGTCTTACCAGTACCACCATCACCGACCAAAACTAGCTTGAAAGTTGGGACTTCAGCAGACATGTCTATATTAGATTATCAGCGTGTCTTTTAAACcttccaaaagaagataagAACACCTCCGGAATCAATTCTATCTTAAAAACATATGTGATGTGATGCTTGCAAATTTGGAATGTTTAGATCAAATgctttttgttcttccattttttttttttctttgttatttcTTGGAAGTTCGTCCAAGGGCCATTCAAGGGAATGCaaagaaatattgaaattaaatcaatattaaaatataccttaaaaaaatataaacgCTTATACGTATAGTTTAAGGTTTAGTTGAAATGCAATCGAGTAACCTGCTTCAGCGTTCCTGTTTTGTCACACTTTCGCCTGTACCCTTATATGCCAGTCTTGCTATTGTATGTGCTATACTTAATATTACGTACGTTTGTgtggaaaaaagaaattttcGAAACCTCCTTTAGTGTTTTATCAGGGTAACTGTGATTTTATATCTTTCCAATCACGTGCTAAGTCTTTCAAAGTAGGGTTTGCAATATCATCTAGATCATCTTGGTCTTGCGCCTTCTCTTCGGCCTGTCCGTCGCTTGGGGGGTCTATCTGGAGAACGAATCGAGTGTATACGGTTTTGTTAATGTCAGATATCAGTCCAACAGCGGCTTTGAGATCTTTGGAGAGTCGTTGGTTAGTATCTATCACGTGACTCATTTTATGACTTAGCATGTCGGCTGGGCTCATGTTAGGCCTTTTGTCGTTTACGAGCTGATCTGCATCTAGTAAGGGGCCTAGCGATGTTCCCCATGTGATATTTGGTCTGTCGCCATCTGCGTATTGCCTTAATTGTAGCGATTGTTCCTCTAGTTCCAATTGCAGTTTGCGTACTTTCGCTTCAAGCGGTTTAGTATCCTTGTCACGATACTGGATTTTGGTTACCTTAGTGACGCGATGCTGCTTTTCGGGAGTATTCGATAGTTTTGCTACTTCTGATTCCGCTAACTTGACCCTCTGCAATAATTGATCTTGAGACTTACGAAGATGCTCATCTTGTACTTTTAGTTTCTCTTGCAGAGTATCCACCCGTTGTAGCAACTTGTGTATAACATTGATCGTAAGTTTATCTCTGGATAgctgttcttcttggtcCTGTGAGCCTTCTGCTTTATCAGCAGGGGTACCAAACTTCAATTTTGCATCCGACAAGTACCCTCTTTTCGTCAATTCATCGTTGATATAAGCTACAGCATCATCAATTGAAAGGAATTTTCTCGACATACTACTTTAAGGCGCTTCAGCTCCACCGGAGTATTGTATCCTGAATAAAGTGTACTTCAAACTCGTTTCTGTGTATATATGGATGTATACATgcatatgtatatatatatatgtttataTATCAACACTGTTTCATACGTCCAGGAAAAGTTAATGGTTTCATTGTATATTTGACGTTATACAcaaataaaggaaaaatgaTAATGTCGTCAGCCGTAGAAGATCATCACACTGAGGCCCAAAGTAGAGACTAGGAGAGCATTTCTTTATTGCCAATTGTATTGATggaatattgttttttcgtttttcattttaatttcatttttaatgGTGGTGGTCATcttcgatttcttccaacACTAACCAgtcaccttcttcaacttcgGCAGCTTGTTCAGTAGCTTCCTTAACAGTTTCCACTTCAGAAGAAGCATACTCCTTCAAAGCATCAGCAGATTGAAGTTCTAGCTCTGGGATCTTTGGGGCAGCTGGAGGGGTCCATGGCTTTACAGAACCTTGGGCATCAGCAGCAGTGACTGGCTTCAAATGCACAGAtttcaattccttcaaatatAGCCCTTGAATGACATTACGTCTGACTAAACCGGTGGAAAAACCACGGCTGGCTCTTAGGGTCAATGGTACAGCTCTGAACATCCTATCTGTTATCCTTCGCGATTTCCGGAAAAGAGGTAAAGGTAGTCCACTTATTCTTCTATAACTGTGCAAGTATTCCATCTTCA
The Kluyveromyces marxianus DMKU3-1042 DNA, complete genome, chromosome 1 DNA segment above includes these coding regions:
- a CDS encoding ATP synthase subunit H (mitochondrial); translated protein: MFRAVPLTLRASRGFSTGLVRRNVIQGLYLKELKSVHLKPVTAADAQGSVKPWTPPAAPKIPELELQSADALKEYASSEVETVKEATEQAAEVEEGDWLVLEEIEDDHHH